One part of the Chroogloeocystis siderophila 5.2 s.c.1 genome encodes these proteins:
- a CDS encoding magnesium transporter MgtE N-terminal domain-containing protein codes for MTRQNALRDILQQPTLEAMKQAVNQLNVGELVSLLPTIALNKRVLLFLLLEEPTALHVFRGLRFEEQLILLYAMESSEQSWLLNLLEPDEQAVLLAILRRGQFRLSYATADI; via the coding sequence ATGACCCGACAAAATGCACTGCGAGATATTTTGCAGCAGCCGACGCTAGAAGCAATGAAGCAAGCAGTCAATCAACTAAACGTGGGTGAGTTAGTCAGTCTGCTTCCCACGATCGCACTTAACAAACGAGTCTTGCTTTTTTTGCTGCTGGAGGAACCAACTGCACTGCATGTCTTTAGAGGTCTTCGCTTCGAGGAGCAGCTTATTTTGCTGTATGCCATGGAAAGTTCAGAGCAGAGTTGGCTTTTAAATCTGTTAGAGCCAGATGAGCAGGCAGTATTGCTCGCCATTTTACGCCGAGGACAATTCCGCCTCAGCTATGCAACCGCTGACATCTGA
- a CDS encoding DUF7219 family protein translates to MNKFDFFYPRSRYRGEFIPEHIAFNLHLQYFAHQVSLLCGLQTNGKVAPSDAYHRLVELWQQFEEYTALNLGDLNSHQSTLDQIEIEEV, encoded by the coding sequence ATGAATAAGTTTGATTTCTTCTATCCCCGCTCTCGTTATCGGGGAGAATTCATTCCAGAACATATCGCATTTAATCTTCACTTGCAGTACTTCGCCCACCAGGTGTCGCTACTGTGCGGTCTACAGACGAATGGTAAGGTTGCACCGAGTGATGCGTATCACAGATTAGTAGAACTCTGGCAACAGTTTGAGGAATATACCGCACTAAATCTTGGCGATTTGAATAGCCATCAATCAACGCTCGATCAAATTGAAATTGAAGAAGTTTAG
- the mgtA gene encoding magnesium-translocating P-type ATPase, whose protein sequence is MQQTYCNEGKRLMKTTRNAAAGKQRKQLKGIEAATRKALLRISEQLIATARLKPEEALGYLGTSTAGLSLEEVTRRRSQYGLNEVTHEKPPTWYAQLFQAFLNPFISILAFLAAISVVTDIIMAEPEDRSYETVIILSIMIAVSALLRFWQEYRSTQAAEKLKALVRTTTTVLRQGRKPQDVPMSEIVPGDIIQLAAGDMMPADMRLIGSKDLYVSQSVLTGESLPVEKYDTLGGVVEKRTDVYTNEFQNPLELDNICFMGTNVVSGSATAVVVATGDNTYFGSMAKTLVGKRAQTSFDKGINSVTWLLIRFMLVMVPIVFLVNGLTKGDWWQAFLFGVSVAVGLTPEMLPMIVTANLAKGAVSMANRKVVIKRLNAIQNFGAMNILCTDKTGTLTQDKIILEVHLDIHGQQDDRVLEYAYQNSFNQTGLKNLLDVAVLEYGQARGLQATESAYRKVDEIPFDFVRRRMSVVLERDRQHVLICKGAVEEVLSICTRIIENGRTCPITDQVKREAKQLTNHLNADGLRVLAVAYKQTPPRLEPYGTKDEADLVLVGYIGFLDPPKDSAAKAIAALNQNGIEVKVITGDNDIVTRKVCREVELDVQRVLLGADVEKMSDEELAEVVEQTTVFAKMTPLQKARVIRALQNRGHTVGYLGDGINDAAALRDADVGISVDTAVDIAKESADIILLEKSLVVLEEGVIQGRRTFGNIIKYIKMTASSNFGNMFSVLGGSALMPFLPMLPIHLLTQNLLYDISQISIPWDSVDRDFLRKPRKWDPRSIATFMIFVGPISSIFDYTTYALMWGVFGANTEANAPLFQSGWFIEGLLSQTLIVHMIRTARVPFVQSIASLPVLLTTGAIMAIGIYIPFSPYGAAIGLIPLPSSYFPWLFMTLLGYCLLTQFIKGLYIHRFRSWL, encoded by the coding sequence TTGCAACAAACCTACTGCAATGAAGGAAAACGTCTGATGAAAACAACAAGAAACGCCGCTGCTGGCAAGCAGCGCAAGCAACTGAAAGGGATTGAAGCAGCTACTAGAAAAGCGCTTTTACGTATTTCAGAGCAACTGATTGCCACCGCCCGTTTGAAGCCAGAGGAAGCACTGGGATACCTCGGAACAAGTACAGCCGGACTGAGCCTGGAAGAAGTAACCCGTCGCCGCAGCCAGTATGGCTTAAACGAAGTCACACACGAGAAGCCACCCACCTGGTATGCGCAGCTTTTTCAAGCGTTTCTCAATCCTTTCATTAGCATTCTTGCGTTTCTGGCAGCGATCTCTGTCGTCACTGACATCATCATGGCAGAACCAGAGGATCGCAGCTATGAAACGGTGATTATCCTCTCAATTATGATCGCCGTCAGTGCTCTACTTCGCTTCTGGCAAGAATACCGCTCTACCCAAGCGGCAGAGAAACTCAAGGCATTAGTACGAACTACGACTACTGTATTGCGGCAGGGACGGAAACCGCAGGACGTCCCCATGAGTGAGATCGTGCCAGGTGACATTATTCAACTGGCAGCTGGCGACATGATGCCTGCAGATATGCGGCTGATTGGCTCTAAAGATCTGTATGTTAGCCAATCTGTGCTCACGGGAGAGTCGCTGCCCGTAGAGAAATATGACACGCTGGGGGGCGTTGTTGAAAAGCGAACGGATGTTTACACTAATGAGTTCCAGAATCCTCTAGAGCTAGATAATATCTGCTTTATGGGAACTAACGTTGTGAGTGGGAGTGCTACCGCCGTCGTCGTCGCAACGGGAGATAATACTTACTTTGGCTCGATGGCAAAAACCCTGGTAGGTAAGCGCGCTCAAACGAGCTTTGACAAGGGCATCAACAGTGTCACCTGGCTGCTAATTCGGTTCATGCTGGTGATGGTGCCGATCGTTTTTTTGGTCAACGGGCTAACCAAAGGTGACTGGTGGCAAGCCTTCTTATTTGGCGTGTCGGTGGCGGTGGGACTCACCCCCGAAATGTTGCCGATGATCGTGACGGCAAACCTGGCAAAGGGAGCTGTGTCAATGGCGAACCGAAAGGTAGTGATCAAGCGACTCAACGCGATCCAAAACTTTGGGGCGATGAATATCCTCTGCACTGACAAAACCGGCACGTTGACTCAGGACAAGATCATCTTAGAAGTGCATTTGGATATCCACGGACAGCAAGACGATCGGGTGTTGGAATATGCCTACCAGAACAGCTTTAACCAAACCGGATTGAAAAATCTACTGGATGTGGCAGTGCTGGAGTATGGGCAGGCAAGGGGATTGCAAGCAACTGAGAGTGCTTACCGCAAGGTAGATGAAATTCCCTTTGACTTTGTGCGGCGGCGGATGTCGGTCGTGCTAGAACGCGATCGCCAGCATGTGCTGATTTGCAAAGGTGCGGTGGAAGAGGTACTGAGTATCTGTACTCGCATCATAGAGAATGGTCGCACTTGTCCGATTACCGATCAAGTCAAGCGCGAAGCCAAACAACTCACGAACCACCTCAACGCAGACGGATTGAGGGTGCTGGCTGTAGCTTATAAGCAAACCCCACCGCGCTTAGAACCCTACGGTACAAAAGATGAAGCTGACCTGGTTTTGGTGGGATATATCGGCTTTCTCGATCCGCCCAAGGACTCAGCTGCAAAAGCGATCGCCGCGCTCAACCAAAATGGCATAGAAGTGAAGGTAATCACTGGTGACAACGACATTGTCACCCGCAAAGTCTGTCGTGAAGTTGAGTTAGACGTGCAAAGAGTTTTGCTCGGTGCTGATGTAGAAAAGATGTCTGACGAAGAATTGGCAGAGGTAGTTGAACAGACCACGGTGTTTGCCAAAATGACCCCACTTCAGAAAGCGCGGGTGATTCGAGCACTGCAAAACCGAGGACATACTGTCGGTTATCTGGGCGACGGTATTAATGATGCAGCCGCCCTGCGTGATGCTGATGTGGGCATCTCTGTAGATACAGCAGTAGACATTGCTAAAGAGTCAGCAGATATCATTCTGTTAGAAAAAAGCTTGGTGGTGCTCGAAGAAGGTGTCATTCAAGGACGCCGTACCTTCGGCAACATCATCAAGTACATCAAAATGACAGCAAGTTCTAACTTTGGCAATATGTTCAGCGTGTTGGGTGGTAGTGCCTTGATGCCCTTCTTGCCAATGCTGCCAATTCATCTACTGACGCAAAATTTGTTGTATGACATCTCACAGATCTCCATACCTTGGGACTCAGTAGACCGCGATTTCTTGCGGAAACCGCGCAAGTGGGACCCTAGGAGCATCGCAACTTTTATGATCTTCGTTGGTCCTATTAGCTCAATTTTCGACTACACCACGTATGCATTGATGTGGGGTGTATTTGGGGCAAATACTGAGGCAAACGCACCATTGTTCCAATCGGGCTGGTTTATTGAAGGATTGCTGTCGCAGACGCTGATCGTTCACATGATCCGCACAGCGCGGGTGCCCTTCGTTCAAAGCATCGCATCGCTACCTGTATTGCTGACGACGGGGGCAATTATGGCTATTGGCATTTACATTCCTTTTTCCCCCTATGGCGCAGCGATCGGATTGATCCCATTGCCCAGCAGTTACTTCCCCTGGCTGTTTATGACCTTGTTGGGCTACTGTCTACTGACACAATTCATCAAGGGCTTATACATCCACCGATTTAGATCGTGGCTGTAA